Part of the Anopheles coluzzii chromosome 3, AcolN3, whole genome shotgun sequence genome is shown below.
GACTCATTCCAGGGCTGAATGTCAGCCTTGCCAAAGATGATGAAGGTAAGATTGCCGAAGAAGTACACTCCGGCGGCAATGTAGAATACTCGGCGCCACTGAATAGGATCAGTCTGGAAGGGAACAATCGATCGGGAACAGTATAAGAATTGATTGTACGGGAATGTAAACGCGTCCAAACACTACTCACCGCGTCCGATATCACCTGCCCGACGATGAGCGGCGCAATGATCGACATGATGTTGGCCGCACAGTTCGTGATGCCCATCATTGTGCCGGCATGGTTCGGGGCAAGGTCGATATGGTTTACCTGGAAGCCCAGGTACGTCGCGGAGTTGATGCCGACCgccagcgtcagcagcacGATCGCCAGATCGGACGAACCCTTCGGCACGAACGCCAGCCCGAGCAGGGCCACCATCGGCACCCACAGCCCGATCGTGTTGAACAGCTTCCGGCTAGCGACGCGCGACAAATACTGCCGATTGATGAGGAAATCGGACAGCGGGCTAAACACGAAGCTTAGCATCCACATCACCAGGTACGGGAGCGACGACAGCAGTGCGTTCTTTTTAATGTCCATCTCGAGCACCTCCTTCATGAAGGTGGGCATCTCGGTCAGCAGCGTCCAGAAGCCCCAGTTGTGGCAGCAGTGCGCAACCGTCAGCGCAATCATCGGCGCAGACGTTAGGATCGCTACCCACGGTGTAACGATGCGCCTGCTGTGATCTTGCGGCCCGAACGAGCTTTCGATGAATTCGCGCTCCTCCGGTGCGATGCCCCGGTAGTCGGCCGGCGAGTTGCTGCCGTAGAAGAACCACGCCACCGACCACAGCATCCCGACCGCGCCGGAAATGTAGAATATGCTCGGCCAGCCCATGCTGGAGGAGGCCAGCACGCCGCTGACGGCCAGCATGATCACCGTGCCGAACTGGGCGCCGGCGTAGCTGAGCGTGCCGAGCCGGCCCCGCTCCGATGCCGGTGCCCACCGGGACAGCATCGTGTGGGTGGAGGGAAAGATGAAGCCCTGGCTTAAGCCCTGCACTATCCGGAGCCCAATCACTGCCTGTAAAGCacaggaggagaaaaaaaggaagcgttAAAAAGGGAACCAAAGGAAAGCCAAAAAAAGCGCCATACCTTTGCACCACCGGCATGGGCACAGAACGGTGTCAGCACGGCCAGCAGCGAGCAGACACCGATGGagaacagcagcagtatcTTGGGCCCGTACCGCTGCGCCAGCTGGCCGGCCGGGATCTGCGTCACGACGTAGCCCCAGAAGAAGCTGCTCAGGATGACGGATTTCGTTTCCTCGTCCCAGTCGAACTCCTCGTAGTCCTTGTTGGCCGCCTTCCGGTCGACCATCGCCACGATCGCGACGGACAGGTTGACGCGCAGTGCGTACGCGACGGTGAGGGcgaaaaacagcaacagcgtcTGTACATGGCGCGCACCGAAACCACTTGCTGGAACGATAGGAAGAAAGGCTGGCTTTTTAGTAGGCAGTCGTTGCTaggtgttttaaaaaaaaaatagatgcAGCGAGGGCACTGGCATTACGTTGCTGTGGAAATCCAATCGGGCGATATTCGTATCGGGACGTGGCGTCACCGCAGCAACCACAGCAGAATGGcatcgtttgtgtttgtggcgGTTTTACTTTGGTTCGATTGCTGCAACCCCGTGTGTGCGAGGGCCGTTACAGGTCCGATTCGATTGGGCACGTTACGATGCGTTACGCGGCAGGCGTTAGCTGGTCATGCAGAGCCTTCGCGTTGCTTGCGTTGCTACAGCGGAAATGCATGGGATGGTGGGTGGTGCGCGCGTGTATGGCGGTCAGACCACTCTCACTATCATGCCATATGGTAGTGGGGGGTATTGGTGGGAGGTTTAATAAAGCAAATGATAAAGCTGTTTGTGCCCGGTGGAGAACGCGCCTCATGTACAGTGCATGATGACGAtacacagaacacaaaagCAGTGTGGAACAGAAACAACAAAGAAACCCAGCACAAATCACTACATCGATGCACGGTGCCCCCCGAAAgtggggtgggggggaagCCAAAAAACACTTTCACGTCTTTGGTCGGTGCATTTTTTATCCAACTAATAAACTAAGCCACCATCATTACAACAAACGAGCAAATCACGAACTAAAGTGACACGGTTtctgtgtgtggtgctgctgctacactACACTACTCCTGCAACTACCATCGGCGATGTGTTTTGCGAATCTGCTCGGCCTGGTGATAGAAATTGTGCCCCTGTTACCGTCCCTTTTgatgtgtttattttacacAGCAGCTGTTCGGCCGCATACACGCATGACTGACGCGGCAACCagctacacacaaaaaacagcccTGCACGCACACAACCGTCGTACACACGGCCTGAGAttcgctcgctctcgctctctctctctcttggcaACGGAGATTTTACCTGTTGCGTTGGCTTGTTGCACAAAGCcatcgcgtgcgcgcgcgctctctctctttatctctctttcGCTGCCGTAGAGTGCAGACAGGTAAACAACAAGCAGCTCGCTCAGTCTTTCACGTGCTAATTACGTGCAAAAACATTCTCCCTCCTGCTtactctcttttctctcttgcAGTGGTGTAGTGTAAATCAGCGGTCGTTAAGGGATGAGGCGACGATGAAGCTGTTTAATTTGGCATTAATGCATCAGCAGGTCTGCTCATCTGCTTCATCAAGAGATAAACAAACCGTGAACCTCCTGTTCCTGTTCTAGCACacttttatttgtgtttgattGCCCTTATAATTGTCTATTTATGGAACAGAGTGAGTGTGACTAATTTAATTAGCAcaacattcgtttttttttaatttaattatagtataattaatttttgtacaaaaattacACAGTATTTAACGTTTTACTACACCCATGGGAGCGATTTTTCCTCTCACAAGTCGATGATCTCATGTCGGTCACTTTTTTTAACTCCATTACAACCCTAAAACAAGGGTGTAATAAAGAGAACGGCCGTTGCAATGTAACAGCCGGGTGTGGTAGAAAGggtgggaaaaaaaacaaaacacaggtACACGTGTGGCGCTTATCATAGTGCAGATTGCACTAGATTCAGTA
Proteins encoded:
- the LOC120954729 gene encoding putative inorganic phosphate cotransporter isoform X2, which gives rise to MPFCCGCCGDATSRYEYRPIGFPQQPSGFGARHVQTLLLFFALTVAYALRVNLSVAIVAMVDRKAANKDYEEFDWDEETKSVILSSFFWGYVVTQIPAGQLAQRYGPKILLLFSIGVCSLLAVLTPFCAHAGGAKAVIGLRIVQGLSQGFIFPSTHTMLSRWAPASERGRLGTLSYAGAQFGTVIMLAVSGVLASSSMGWPSIFYISGAVGMLWSVAWFFYGSNSPADYRGIAPEEREFIESSFGPQDHSRRIVTPWVAILTSAPMIALTVAHCCHNWGFWTLLTEMPTFMKEVLEMDIKKNALLSSLPYLVMWMLSFVFSPLSDFLINRQYLSRVASRKLFNTIGLWVPMVALLGLAFVPKGSSDLAIVLLTLAVGINSATYLGFQVNHIDLAPNHAGTMMGITNCAANIMSIIAPLIVGQVISDATDPIQWRRVFYIAAGVYFFGNLTFIIFGKADIQPWNESESPIPRTVSNANETQSARNAHNTDGNNANHSD
- the LOC120954729 gene encoding putative inorganic phosphate cotransporter isoform X1, yielding MVSDTTADGKRSEVTNGSAKDLEQMKTFAGEGKAPSGFGARHVQTLLLFFALTVAYALRVNLSVAIVAMVDRKAANKDYEEFDWDEETKSVILSSFFWGYVVTQIPAGQLAQRYGPKILLLFSIGVCSLLAVLTPFCAHAGGAKAVIGLRIVQGLSQGFIFPSTHTMLSRWAPASERGRLGTLSYAGAQFGTVIMLAVSGVLASSSMGWPSIFYISGAVGMLWSVAWFFYGSNSPADYRGIAPEEREFIESSFGPQDHSRRIVTPWVAILTSAPMIALTVAHCCHNWGFWTLLTEMPTFMKEVLEMDIKKNALLSSLPYLVMWMLSFVFSPLSDFLINRQYLSRVASRKLFNTIGLWVPMVALLGLAFVPKGSSDLAIVLLTLAVGINSATYLGFQVNHIDLAPNHAGTMMGITNCAANIMSIIAPLIVGQVISDATDPIQWRRVFYIAAGVYFFGNLTFIIFGKADIQPWNESESPIPRTVSNANETQSARNAHNTDGNNANHSD
- the LOC120954729 gene encoding putative inorganic phosphate cotransporter isoform X3, translated to MARNRKDEASGFGARHVQTLLLFFALTVAYALRVNLSVAIVAMVDRKAANKDYEEFDWDEETKSVILSSFFWGYVVTQIPAGQLAQRYGPKILLLFSIGVCSLLAVLTPFCAHAGGAKAVIGLRIVQGLSQGFIFPSTHTMLSRWAPASERGRLGTLSYAGAQFGTVIMLAVSGVLASSSMGWPSIFYISGAVGMLWSVAWFFYGSNSPADYRGIAPEEREFIESSFGPQDHSRRIVTPWVAILTSAPMIALTVAHCCHNWGFWTLLTEMPTFMKEVLEMDIKKNALLSSLPYLVMWMLSFVFSPLSDFLINRQYLSRVASRKLFNTIGLWVPMVALLGLAFVPKGSSDLAIVLLTLAVGINSATYLGFQVNHIDLAPNHAGTMMGITNCAANIMSIIAPLIVGQVISDATDPIQWRRVFYIAAGVYFFGNLTFIIFGKADIQPWNESESPIPRTVSNANETQSARNAHNTDGNNANHSD